In Paenibacillus larvae subsp. larvae, the following proteins share a genomic window:
- a CDS encoding aminotransferase class I/II-fold pyridoxal phosphate-dependent enzyme, with protein sequence MNTSTPSISTGSRVKNMKSYLSPLVRDIPPSGIRKFFDLVSGSKDIISLGVGEPDFITPWHVREASVYALERGRTNYTPNAGLPELREAIAEYLHKSFHVAYEPMEEVMVTVGGSEAIDLALRALITPGDEILIPEPTYISYSPIAAISGGKTVGIETYAKDNFKLTAESLKAALTPHSKVLILCYPSNPTGGIMTYEDWLPIARIVEEHDLIIISDEIYAELTYGQKHVSFASIPGMKDRTILVSGFSKAFAMTGWRMGYACGHRELISAMLKIHQYTVMCAPIMGQVAALEAMKNGLEEKDKMVESYNQRRRLVVKGFCEIGLECHEPQGAFYAFPSISKTGLGSEEFAQRLLYEGKVATVPGNVFGLGGEGFIRCSYATSVTQLNEALERIGKLIKKL encoded by the coding sequence AAAAGCTATTTATCCCCGCTGGTTCGGGACATTCCGCCTTCCGGTATCCGGAAGTTTTTCGATCTTGTAAGCGGAAGCAAGGATATCATTTCTTTGGGGGTGGGAGAACCCGATTTTATTACCCCCTGGCATGTGAGGGAAGCCTCGGTATATGCTCTGGAAAGAGGAAGGACCAACTACACGCCAAATGCAGGATTACCCGAACTTCGCGAAGCCATTGCTGAATACTTGCATAAGTCTTTCCACGTTGCTTATGAACCGATGGAGGAGGTAATGGTTACGGTAGGCGGCAGCGAAGCCATTGACCTGGCTCTGCGGGCTTTAATTACTCCGGGAGATGAGATCCTCATTCCGGAACCGACGTATATTTCGTACTCGCCGATCGCTGCTATTTCCGGAGGGAAAACGGTTGGTATTGAGACGTATGCCAAAGATAATTTTAAATTAACTGCCGAATCCTTGAAAGCCGCCCTGACACCACATTCCAAAGTCCTTATCCTTTGTTATCCGAGCAATCCTACAGGCGGCATTATGACTTACGAGGACTGGTTGCCCATCGCAAGAATCGTGGAGGAGCATGATCTGATCATTATTTCAGATGAGATTTACGCCGAACTGACTTACGGGCAAAAGCACGTTAGTTTTGCTTCGATCCCTGGTATGAAAGACAGGACAATTCTGGTCAGCGGCTTTTCCAAAGCTTTTGCCATGACAGGCTGGAGAATGGGTTATGCGTGCGGACATCGGGAGCTTATTTCTGCCATGCTAAAGATTCATCAATATACAGTCATGTGTGCCCCCATTATGGGACAGGTTGCTGCTTTGGAGGCGATGAAAAACGGGCTGGAAGAAAAGGACAAAATGGTGGAATCTTATAACCAGCGCAGACGTCTTGTGGTGAAGGGATTCTGTGAAATCGGCTTGGAATGCCATGAGCCTCAAGGAGCTTTTTATGCTTTTCCATCTATTTCCAAAACGGGGTTGGGCTCGGAGGAATTTGCCCAGCGCCTGCTTTATGAGGGAAAAGTAGCGACGGTTCCGGGAAATGTGTTCGGTCTTGGGGGAGAAGGCTTCATCCGTTGTTCCTATGCCACTTCCGTAACTCAGTTAAATGAAGCCTTGGAGAGAATAGGAAAATTAATAAAAAAGTTATAA
- a CDS encoding aspartyl-phosphate phosphatase Spo0E family protein gives MAFLEYQLSEYPKKWHVSESSEPRMSSKNSYKASSLHALEEEIHFLRRKLEQLVLEGREMTSESVVQMSTLLDFKINKYMQLVKEND, from the coding sequence ATGGCATTTTTAGAGTATCAGCTGTCCGAGTATCCGAAGAAATGGCACGTTTCCGAATCTTCGGAACCCCGCATGTCTTCAAAGAATTCGTATAAGGCCTCCTCACTGCACGCTTTGGAAGAAGAGATTCATTTTCTAAGACGCAAGCTGGAACAATTGGTTCTGGAAGGAAGGGAAATGACATCGGAGTCTGTAGTTCAAATGAGCACACTGCTGGATTTTAAAATTAATAAATACATGCAGCTTGTCAAAGAGAACGATTGA
- a CDS encoding ABC transporter substrate-binding protein codes for MKTRWMNRVVAGVLTLALAVSMTACGKKEEPAASSSPKAEATAKSGDSSSKKTQYPLKVTDATGKEFTFEKAPERIASISPAETESLFAIGLGDKIQGVSDFDDFPKEAKSKPKLGSIMKPNVEAMIAANVDVVFTGISTSKEDVEKLRESNVQVFKVEPKTLDDVMNNMLLYGKITDHQEQAEQVVEKMKAEKQKVVDAVSKVKAEEKKKVYVEFSPGWSVGSGEFMNEIIELAGGINVASDMKGWHQISEEKIIEKNPDVILYANGVTDDKTKKNLEELIRGRSGWDQINAVKNNTVIGVDQNLISRPGPRITQGLTEVAKAIYPDLVK; via the coding sequence ATGAAAACAAGATGGATGAATAGAGTGGTTGCGGGCGTGCTGACCCTTGCATTGGCAGTCAGCATGACAGCCTGCGGAAAAAAAGAGGAGCCTGCGGCTAGCAGTTCACCGAAAGCGGAAGCGACTGCCAAGTCGGGAGATTCCTCTTCTAAGAAAACGCAATATCCTTTGAAAGTCACGGATGCGACAGGTAAAGAATTCACTTTTGAGAAAGCTCCTGAGCGGATTGCCTCCATTTCACCAGCGGAGACAGAATCCCTTTTCGCCATCGGTCTTGGTGACAAAATTCAAGGGGTATCCGATTTTGATGATTTCCCGAAAGAAGCTAAATCAAAGCCTAAGCTTGGCAGCATTATGAAACCGAATGTGGAAGCCATGATTGCGGCGAATGTGGATGTGGTATTTACGGGTATATCGACCAGCAAGGAAGACGTAGAGAAGCTTCGCGAATCCAATGTGCAGGTGTTTAAGGTCGAACCGAAAACTCTCGATGATGTTATGAATAATATGCTGCTCTATGGTAAAATTACCGATCATCAGGAACAAGCCGAGCAAGTAGTGGAAAAAATGAAAGCTGAAAAGCAAAAAGTGGTAGATGCGGTAAGCAAAGTAAAAGCGGAAGAGAAGAAGAAAGTATATGTGGAGTTTTCTCCGGGCTGGTCAGTTGGCAGCGGGGAATTCATGAATGAAATCATCGAGCTGGCCGGTGGGATAAATGTCGCTTCAGACATGAAGGGATGGCACCAAATCAGTGAAGAGAAAATCATAGAGAAGAATCCGGATGTCATATTGTATGCGAACGGTGTAACTGACGACAAAACCAAGAAAAACCTGGAGGAACTGATTCGGGGCCGCAGTGGCTGGGATCAGATCAATGCCGTAAAAAACAATACGGTAATCGGTGTAGACCAAAACCTGATCAGCCGTCCGGGTCCGCGTATCACACAGGGATTGACCGAGGTAGCTAAAGCGATTTATCCGGATCTTGTCAAATAA
- a CDS encoding FecCD family ABC transporter permease: MKRKLFIWGGVGVLLLFLSILLSLSVGSASLPVPDIFRILVHQIPFLGDAIQADWPGSSEQIILKVRFPRVMLGVLVGASLSVAGAAFQGVLRNPLADPYTLGVSSGSSVGAAFLIYFGLQYAFFGQWTIPIVAFTTGLFSLWLVLRLARIDGKIRMETLILSGVVMQAFLGAFVSFMVAMSNQVVNEIMFWLMGSLAMRGWAYTAVVFPYLLIGLVILIGYSRSLNLISLGERQASHLGVHVERTKMIVLTVGTLITAAAVSVSGVIGFVGLIVPHLIRLLVGSDYRLIIPLSALGGGIYVLWADTLARTVLSPTEIPLGVVTAFLGAPFFAYLLQKHKKQVRGG, from the coding sequence ATGAAAAGAAAATTATTCATTTGGGGAGGAGTAGGGGTACTACTCCTTTTTCTTTCTATTTTGCTTAGTCTGTCCGTAGGATCAGCTTCTTTGCCGGTTCCCGATATTTTCCGGATTTTGGTGCATCAAATACCATTTTTGGGTGATGCCATTCAGGCTGACTGGCCCGGGTCTTCTGAACAGATTATCCTGAAAGTAAGGTTTCCCCGTGTGATGCTTGGAGTGCTCGTAGGCGCTTCTTTGTCGGTGGCCGGGGCAGCTTTTCAAGGGGTTTTACGCAATCCCCTGGCAGATCCTTATACGCTTGGCGTTTCATCAGGTTCATCTGTCGGAGCTGCTTTTCTTATTTATTTTGGTTTGCAGTACGCTTTTTTTGGCCAATGGACTATTCCAATCGTGGCTTTTACCACAGGACTTTTCTCTTTATGGTTGGTACTGAGGCTTGCCCGGATTGACGGAAAAATTCGCATGGAAACCTTGATTTTGTCCGGAGTGGTCATGCAGGCTTTCCTGGGTGCTTTCGTTTCTTTTATGGTGGCTATGTCTAATCAGGTTGTGAATGAAATCATGTTTTGGCTGATGGGCAGCCTCGCTATGAGAGGATGGGCTTACACAGCAGTAGTGTTTCCGTACTTGCTGATCGGCCTCGTCATTTTGATTGGATACTCCCGGTCCTTGAATCTGATTTCGCTTGGGGAAAGACAGGCTTCCCATTTAGGGGTTCATGTGGAAAGGACGAAGATGATCGTCCTGACCGTAGGGACACTGATCACGGCTGCGGCCGTTTCCGTATCGGGTGTAATCGGATTTGTTGGATTGATTGTGCCCCATTTGATCCGGCTTCTTGTCGGTTCTGATTATAGGCTGATTATTCCGCTTTCCGCACTGGGCGGGGGAATCTACGTGTTATGGGCGGATACTTTGGCAAGAACCGTCTTAAGCCCAACGGAAATTCCTCTTGGCGTGGTCACTGCCTTCCTGGGCGCTCCTTTCTTTGCCTATTTGCTTCAAAAGCATAAGAAACAGGTAAGAGGTGGATGA
- a CDS encoding ABC transporter ATP-binding protein: MILVEQASKQYGSETVLHDINLNVQSGEFFGIIGPNGSGKSTLLSLLSGVEQVSSGRIYLDNQEVNSYKRKELAQWVAVLQQDALPPVGFTVREVIEMGRFPFQNWLGDEEEDPESLIQGIIETLSLETVTDRPVEVLSGGQRQRVALAKVMAQQPNLLLLDEPTTFLDIGYQVQMMDYVRKWQAECGLTVVAVLHDLNLASQYCSRLLVLHEGKVAATGTPQEVLTEELIERVYGTSPIILSHPESSVPQILLKPGSNAKA, from the coding sequence ATGATACTTGTAGAACAAGCATCCAAACAATACGGCAGTGAGACTGTCCTCCATGACATTAATCTAAATGTGCAATCCGGCGAATTTTTTGGTATCATCGGTCCCAACGGGAGCGGGAAATCCACCCTGCTTAGCCTTTTGTCCGGCGTAGAACAGGTTTCTTCCGGACGTATTTATCTTGATAATCAGGAAGTGAACAGTTATAAACGGAAGGAATTGGCCCAATGGGTCGCGGTCCTTCAGCAGGATGCGTTGCCTCCGGTAGGCTTTACCGTACGTGAGGTTATCGAGATGGGCCGTTTTCCTTTTCAGAACTGGCTTGGGGATGAAGAGGAAGACCCGGAGTCTCTGATCCAAGGGATTATAGAGACGTTATCTCTTGAAACGGTCACGGACCGGCCCGTTGAAGTTTTAAGTGGAGGACAGAGGCAGCGTGTGGCTCTGGCCAAAGTGATGGCTCAGCAGCCGAATTTGCTGCTTCTGGATGAACCAACGACTTTCCTGGATATCGGTTACCAGGTGCAGATGATGGATTATGTAAGAAAGTGGCAGGCGGAATGCGGGTTAACCGTAGTAGCCGTGCTTCATGATCTTAACCTGGCCTCCCAATATTGCAGCCGCCTGCTTGTTTTGCATGAAGGAAAAGTAGCGGCAACAGGAACTCCGCAGGAAGTGTTAACCGAAGAACTTATCGAACGGGTTTATGGGACATCTCCTATTATTTTATCTCACCCTGAAAGCAGTGTTCCGCAAATTTTGCTTAAACCGGGCAGCAATGCCAAGGCATAG
- the cobT gene encoding nicotinate-nucleotide--dimethylbenzimidazole phosphoribosyltransferase, whose amino-acid sequence MTIKTWIDGIVPLDEGMILEASRHLDQLTKPQGSLGKLEELSKQLAGITGEITPYFDKKAVIVMAADHGVCEEGISAFPAEVTPQMVMNFLQGGAAVNVLARQAGAEVFCVDIGVNEDLEHPELISRKVRRGTRNMTKEAAMTREEAVQAIEAGGHIVEELYKQGTRIFATGEMGIGNTTASAAILSVIGDYDPEKTVGRGSGINDERWKHKCAVVKKAIDLNAPNANDPVDVLAKVGGLEIAGLVGMILSAAYHRCPVVIDGFISSAAALIASRLASFSTQYMIAAHQSHEQGHLRMLEAIGLSPVLHLDLRLGEGTGAVLLFPFIDSACRIMKEMATFESAGVSGP is encoded by the coding sequence ATGACAATTAAAACATGGATTGACGGAATAGTACCCCTTGATGAAGGGATGATATTGGAAGCATCCAGGCATTTGGACCAACTGACCAAGCCTCAGGGCAGCCTGGGCAAATTAGAGGAATTAAGCAAGCAATTGGCGGGAATCACAGGGGAGATTACCCCTTACTTTGATAAAAAAGCAGTCATTGTTATGGCGGCCGATCACGGGGTATGTGAAGAAGGAATCAGCGCTTTTCCGGCTGAAGTTACCCCGCAAATGGTGATGAACTTCCTGCAGGGAGGAGCAGCAGTAAACGTGTTGGCCCGGCAGGCCGGTGCTGAAGTGTTCTGTGTGGATATCGGGGTGAACGAAGATCTTGAACATCCGGAACTCATTTCCCGTAAAGTACGCAGAGGCACGCGGAATATGACAAAAGAAGCAGCCATGACAAGGGAAGAGGCTGTACAGGCTATTGAGGCTGGCGGCCATATCGTAGAGGAATTGTATAAGCAAGGAACCCGTATATTTGCCACAGGAGAGATGGGAATCGGGAATACGACAGCAAGTGCTGCTATTCTTTCTGTTATCGGAGACTACGATCCGGAGAAAACCGTTGGACGGGGAAGCGGGATTAATGACGAACGATGGAAGCATAAATGTGCAGTGGTTAAGAAGGCAATCGATTTAAATGCCCCTAATGCCAATGATCCTGTCGATGTTCTCGCCAAAGTCGGAGGGCTTGAAATAGCCGGACTCGTAGGGATGATTCTTAGTGCAGCCTATCACCGCTGTCCTGTAGTGATCGATGGTTTTATTTCATCAGCAGCTGCTCTAATTGCAAGCAGGCTTGCTTCGTTCTCTACCCAATATATGATTGCGGCACATCAATCCCATGAACAGGGACACCTGAGAATGCTGGAAGCGATCGGATTATCACCTGTCCTTCATCTTGATTTAAGGCTTGGGGAAGGAACGGGAGCAGTACTGCTGTTTCCTTTCATTGATTCGGCATGCCGGATTATGAAAGAGATGGCAACATTTGAAAGTGCCGGAGTATCCGGTCCCTGA
- the cobU gene encoding bifunctional adenosylcobinamide kinase/adenosylcobinamide-phosphate guanylyltransferase → MAVLVTGGARSGKSGFAERLAASRGKSGRYVATSQIYDEEMEMRAALHRKQRKEQAFSWVTVEEPYELAGLLRQFAQEQGESALATDVVLVDCLTLWLSNWLLRYQERQNIVDLVTAKLDELVKAVEAYQGHLILVTNEVGSGIVPEYPLGRQYRDLAGRMNQRLASVCPEVFLVTAGIPVELKSIQWRWQ, encoded by the coding sequence ATGGCTGTACTGGTTACAGGAGGAGCAAGAAGCGGAAAGAGCGGGTTTGCCGAGCGGTTGGCTGCTTCCAGAGGGAAAAGCGGGCGGTATGTCGCAACCTCACAAATCTATGACGAGGAGATGGAGATGCGTGCAGCCCTCCACCGAAAGCAGCGCAAAGAACAAGCATTTTCGTGGGTGACAGTAGAGGAGCCGTATGAACTTGCCGGTTTGCTTCGCCAATTTGCCCAAGAACAGGGGGAATCTGCCCTAGCCACTGATGTAGTCCTGGTGGATTGCCTGACTTTATGGCTTTCTAACTGGCTGCTTCGTTATCAAGAAAGACAAAATATTGTGGACCTTGTTACTGCTAAGCTGGATGAACTTGTCAAGGCGGTAGAAGCTTATCAAGGACATTTAATTCTCGTTACGAATGAAGTTGGGAGCGGCATTGTGCCGGAGTATCCGCTAGGTAGACAGTATAGAGATCTGGCCGGACGTATGAATCAGAGACTTGCCTCTGTTTGCCCGGAAGTATTTTTAGTTACGGCGGGTATTCCGGTTGAACTTAAATCCATTCAGTGGAGATGGCAGTAA
- the cbiB gene encoding adenosylcobinamide-phosphate synthase CbiB, translating into MWWLYEPSEIFGILAAAILIDLWVGDPARFPHPVVQIGKWISFLEKKWRLPLADDPSPEAAKALKRRGVWLVLATIALSFITIQILVMMAAWIHPWAGYAVSAWFISTTIAIKGLKEAAYRVTRPLEHGNLEEARTYTGYIVGRDTSRLKEDELTRAVVETVAENSVDAVISPLFYALLGGAPLAMVYRASNTLDSMVGYKNKKYLLFGWASARWDDILNWIPARITGFLLIVTAALFPGLSGKRAMRSVWTFARFHPSPNSGIPESAVAGALGIELGGRNVYGGQANERARMGWPLRERTRSDISQTVKLLYGISFLVLGGILLTWVLVF; encoded by the coding sequence ATGTGGTGGCTTTATGAACCTTCCGAAATCTTTGGCATTTTGGCAGCGGCGATTCTGATCGACCTGTGGGTGGGAGATCCTGCCCGTTTTCCCCATCCCGTCGTTCAGATAGGGAAATGGATTTCCTTTTTGGAGAAAAAGTGGCGCTTGCCTCTGGCGGACGATCCGTCTCCCGAGGCGGCCAAAGCGTTAAAGAGAAGAGGTGTCTGGCTTGTTCTTGCGACGATAGCCCTCAGCTTTATCACTATTCAAATACTGGTGATGATGGCTGCTTGGATTCATCCTTGGGCAGGCTATGCCGTTTCAGCCTGGTTCATTTCTACAACAATCGCAATCAAAGGGCTTAAAGAGGCGGCTTATCGGGTCACACGCCCTTTGGAACACGGAAACCTGGAGGAGGCCAGAACCTATACCGGATACATCGTAGGCAGAGATACAAGCCGGCTTAAAGAGGACGAGCTCACGAGGGCCGTGGTCGAAACGGTGGCGGAAAATAGTGTGGATGCCGTTATTTCGCCTCTATTCTACGCCTTGCTTGGCGGAGCCCCTTTGGCGATGGTATACCGTGCCTCCAATACGCTGGATTCCATGGTCGGCTATAAAAATAAGAAGTACCTCTTATTCGGCTGGGCATCGGCCAGGTGGGACGATATCCTCAACTGGATTCCGGCCAGGATAACCGGTTTTCTTCTGATCGTTACCGCCGCTTTGTTTCCGGGATTGTCCGGCAAGCGGGCGATGCGGTCCGTATGGACGTTTGCCCGTTTTCATCCCAGCCCCAACAGCGGTATTCCGGAATCTGCCGTGGCAGGAGCCTTAGGTATTGAACTCGGAGGCCGCAATGTGTACGGAGGACAGGCCAATGAACGTGCCCGTATGGGCTGGCCTTTGCGCGAGCGTACGAGGAGTGATATCAGCCAAACGGTCAAGCTGTTGTATGGAATCAGTTTTCTTGTATTAGGAGGGATCTTGCTGACATGGGTTTTGGTTTTTTAA
- the cobS gene encoding adenosylcobinamide-GDP ribazoletransferase, whose protein sequence is MGFGFLKQWGSGCVAAFQFLSRLQVPIRINYTSSVFAASTAFYPVVGAIIGTIVAASGGLLGHIFPALPLSVMMVAVWIGCMGGLHLDGLMDTADGVLSHRDRQRMLEIMKDSRVGAMGVIVFSIVLLTKWAAISALLAVSWNMYASFLILVPLWSRWFMVIAIKRWPYARKEGGMGSFFTGVRKLHLVLATGLAVVLTLLILGLLSPLPFPRLLIYGAVIPAATLLAGWGIASYLAKKLGGLTGDTYGALNELLETLILLLLTALI, encoded by the coding sequence ATGGGTTTTGGTTTTTTAAAACAATGGGGGAGCGGATGCGTGGCTGCATTTCAATTTTTAAGCCGTCTGCAGGTGCCAATCAGGATTAATTATACTTCATCGGTTTTTGCCGCAAGCACGGCGTTTTATCCGGTTGTGGGAGCTATAATCGGGACGATCGTTGCAGCCTCCGGTGGATTGCTTGGCCATATTTTCCCGGCTTTACCTCTTTCCGTTATGATGGTTGCTGTGTGGATAGGGTGTATGGGAGGACTACATCTGGACGGTTTAATGGATACGGCTGATGGAGTGCTTAGTCACCGGGATAGGCAAAGAATGCTGGAGATTATGAAAGACAGCCGGGTCGGTGCCATGGGAGTGATTGTTTTTTCAATAGTATTGTTGACGAAATGGGCGGCGATTTCCGCGCTTCTGGCAGTTTCCTGGAACATGTACGCCTCTTTCTTGATTCTTGTCCCCTTATGGAGCCGGTGGTTTATGGTGATAGCGATCAAAAGATGGCCTTATGCGCGAAAAGAAGGAGGCATGGGCAGCTTTTTCACTGGAGTACGAAAGCTGCACCTTGTCCTGGCAACAGGTCTTGCCGTGGTCTTAACCTTGCTTATTCTCGGTTTGTTGTCTCCTCTTCCCTTCCCCAGACTGCTGATTTATGGAGCTGTGATTCCGGCAGCCACGCTGCTTGCGGGATGGGGCATTGCCTCTTATTTGGCAAAAAAACTGGGCGGATTGACAGGAGATACATACGGGGCACTAAACGAACTTTTAGAAACTTTGATCCTGCTCTTATTGACGGCCTTGATCTGA
- the cobD gene encoding threonine-phosphate decarboxylase CobD, whose product MLERFGHGGDLKTAREIFGFPEDEFLDYSSNMNPFGPPPCVEKIMKERWQEIVRYPDPAVRELRACIAKKYKIPEEAILAGNGAAELIDLVIRVLKPQVTGIARPSFSEYEEAVHKTGKGTITIPLREENHFDVQAEDVEKAFGHSDILFLGQPNNPTGRLLPEQVNQLIRENRHPVILDEAFLDFHPSEQKLTFIREAASSRHLFVIRSMTKFYAIPGIRLGFIVAHPEWIRKLKEHQVRWSVNMLAQLIGAAVFGEKEYEAKTKAWLQDEKEWMQKEFRNIGFQVTPTETNFMLFAFPKEHPVNIKQLQDKLGRRGILIRDASLFPGLNAKYGRVAIRFRQDNMKLIAALRETVNV is encoded by the coding sequence ATGCTCGAACGATTTGGACATGGCGGTGATTTAAAGACAGCCCGTGAAATCTTCGGTTTCCCGGAAGACGAATTTCTTGACTACAGTTCCAATATGAATCCGTTCGGTCCTCCCCCTTGTGTGGAGAAAATTATGAAGGAACGGTGGCAGGAGATTGTGCGCTATCCCGATCCTGCAGTCAGGGAATTGCGGGCTTGTATAGCCAAAAAGTATAAAATACCGGAAGAAGCTATTCTGGCGGGAAACGGGGCTGCCGAACTGATCGATCTGGTTATTCGCGTATTGAAACCTCAAGTGACGGGAATTGCAAGACCGTCCTTTTCGGAATATGAGGAAGCTGTACATAAGACGGGAAAAGGTACGATCACAATTCCCCTTAGGGAAGAAAATCATTTCGATGTTCAGGCTGAGGATGTGGAAAAAGCTTTTGGACACAGTGATATTTTGTTTCTGGGACAGCCAAACAATCCAACAGGACGTCTTCTGCCTGAACAGGTAAACCAACTGATCAGGGAGAATCGGCATCCGGTTATTTTGGATGAGGCATTTTTGGATTTTCACCCGTCGGAGCAAAAGCTGACTTTTATTCGCGAGGCGGCATCCAGCCGGCATTTGTTTGTCATTCGTTCGATGACCAAGTTTTATGCGATACCGGGAATCCGTCTCGGTTTTATAGTAGCCCATCCTGAATGGATCAGGAAGCTTAAGGAGCATCAGGTTCGGTGGAGCGTCAATATGCTGGCTCAGCTCATCGGGGCTGCTGTTTTCGGGGAAAAAGAGTATGAAGCCAAAACGAAGGCCTGGCTGCAGGATGAAAAAGAATGGATGCAAAAGGAGTTTCGGAATATTGGCTTTCAGGTAACGCCTACGGAAACGAATTTTATGCTGTTTGCTTTCCCGAAGGAACATCCGGTGAACATCAAGCAGCTTCAGGATAAGCTTGGACGCAGAGGGATTTTGATCCGGGATGCCTCTTTGTTTCCTGGGTTGAATGCAAAATATGGGCGCGTGGCCATCCGGTTTCGCCAAGACAATATGAAACTAATTGCAGCACTGCGTGAAACGGTAAACGTTTAA
- a CDS encoding cobyric acid synthase, with protein METKQTVQAATLMIQGTSSDVGKSILTAALCRIFMQDGLRVAPFKSQNMSLNSYVTPDGKEIGRAQGVQADACRIPATADMNPILLKPKGDMTSQVVVHGKPHLDMEAKAYRESYLPLAEGIVKESLARLRQDMDLVLLEGAGSPAEINLKDRDIVNMRMAEWADAPVLLVADIDRGGVFASIVGTLEILNPEERKRVKGFIINKFRGDVSLLRPGIDWLEQKTGKPVLGVVPYLPQFGIEDEDTASLDSKRVQNHKSGADSEADGSRRLDIAVLRLPRISNFTDMDPLYEETDVRIRYVSHLDEWGNPDALIIPGSKNTSEDLLFLQKTGLARRIIDHAENGKHVAGICGGYQMLGEALIDPGRIESDHTRLSGLGLLPLETEFISEKQTVRVEGNTCLFAAGSEAFNVGGYEIHMGRTWFTGGGNPIFRVRTILQGQTEGSSEWRNEGAENRNGRIWGTYVHGILHNDNFRRAWLNDIRLSKGWEPLSANLRYQEKREAAFDRLAGHVRKHLDISLIYEMIQLQKKNGLRSRKPKA; from the coding sequence ATGGAAACAAAACAAACGGTTCAGGCTGCCACACTGATGATCCAGGGTACCTCTTCAGATGTCGGAAAAAGTATTCTAACCGCTGCTCTCTGCCGCATTTTTATGCAGGATGGCCTGCGTGTGGCACCTTTCAAGTCACAGAATATGTCCCTGAATTCTTATGTGACACCAGACGGCAAGGAGATCGGAAGGGCTCAAGGCGTCCAGGCTGATGCCTGCAGGATTCCGGCTACTGCCGATATGAATCCGATTTTGTTAAAGCCCAAGGGGGACATGACTTCCCAGGTTGTAGTTCATGGGAAACCGCACCTGGATATGGAGGCAAAAGCCTACCGTGAATCCTATTTGCCCCTTGCTGAAGGGATTGTAAAAGAATCGCTTGCCCGTCTTCGGCAAGATATGGATCTGGTTTTGCTCGAAGGCGCCGGAAGTCCGGCAGAAATCAATCTGAAAGACAGAGATATTGTAAACATGCGAATGGCCGAATGGGCGGATGCTCCTGTCCTTCTTGTAGCGGATATTGACCGGGGAGGAGTATTTGCTTCCATCGTCGGAACATTGGAGATTCTGAATCCTGAAGAACGCAAACGGGTTAAAGGATTTATTATTAACAAATTCCGGGGGGATGTAAGCCTGCTTCGTCCCGGTATTGACTGGCTGGAACAAAAAACGGGTAAACCTGTACTGGGTGTTGTCCCTTACTTGCCCCAATTTGGCATTGAAGATGAGGATACAGCCTCCCTGGATTCCAAAAGGGTTCAAAACCATAAGTCGGGCGCAGACTCCGAAGCGGACGGAAGCCGGAGGCTGGATATAGCTGTTCTGCGTCTTCCCCGGATTTCAAATTTTACCGACATGGATCCTCTCTATGAGGAAACTGATGTCCGGATTAGGTACGTATCCCATCTGGATGAATGGGGAAATCCGGATGCATTGATCATTCCGGGAAGCAAGAATACTTCGGAAGATCTGCTTTTTCTTCAGAAGACAGGACTTGCCCGGCGGATCATAGATCATGCCGAAAACGGGAAGCATGTGGCAGGAATTTGCGGTGGTTACCAGATGCTCGGAGAGGCCCTGATTGACCCGGGCCGTATTGAATCAGATCATACCAGGTTATCCGGATTGGGCTTGTTGCCTCTGGAAACCGAATTTATATCCGAGAAACAAACGGTGCGAGTAGAGGGGAATACGTGTCTCTTTGCTGCCGGATCGGAAGCGTTTAATGTGGGAGGCTACGAGATTCATATGGGCCGAACCTGGTTTACAGGGGGAGGAAATCCGATTTTTCGGGTCCGTACAATTTTGCAGGGGCAGACGGAAGGTTCGTCCGAATGGCGAAATGAGGGAGCTGAGAATAGAAACGGCCGCATTTGGGGGACCTATGTACATGGAATCTTGCATAATGACAATTTTCGCAGAGCGTGGCTTAACGACATTCGTCTAAGCAAAGGATGGGAGCCGCTTTCTGCCAATCTGCGTTACCAGGAAAAAAGAGAAGCGGCATTCGACCGTCTGGCCGGGCATGTACGGAAGCATTTGGATATTTCCCTTATTTATGAGATGATACAACTACAAAAAAAGAACGGCCTGAGGTCGAGGAAGCCAAAAGCATGA